In Rathayibacter sp. VKM Ac-2762, one DNA window encodes the following:
- a CDS encoding ABC transporter ATP-binding protein — translation MTATTPNAPQGPLLEVTDLEVGFQTGSGLVPALRGVSLTIEHGQTVAIVGESGSGKSTTAAAIIGLLPGTGQVTAGSVLFDGKDLAKATRTELEDIRGRRIGYVPQDPMSNLNPVWSVGFQVEETIKANGLATGRKEVRAKAIEVLQNAGLADAEKRLKQFPHQFSGGMRQRVLIGIGLAAAPQLLIADEPTSALDVTVQRRILDHLETLTKTDGTALLFITHDLGLAAERAEKLIVMYKGRIVESGASVEVLQNPQHPYTQRLIAAAPSLASRRIQSTAGRAVESVPGESEAVREVDLVGAGAAHHAGAVASGAPMIEVDGLTKVFKIRRGGLKAEDFTAVDNVSFSIPKGTTTALVGESGSGKSTIARLVLGLETATSGAISIAGRRTEKLKGRDMLALRRSMQPVFQDPYGSLDPLHNIGNTISEPLRVHKVGDRTSQRERVLELLDQVSLPRVIASRYPNELSGGQRQRVAIARALALKPEIVVLDEAVSALDVLVQAQILRLLADLQAELGLTYLFITHDLAVVRVIADDVCVMQKGRIVEHAPTDTVFDSPQQEYTRELLDAIPGAGIEFAV, via the coding sequence ATGACCGCCACGACACCGAACGCACCGCAGGGGCCGCTGCTCGAGGTCACCGACCTCGAGGTCGGCTTCCAGACCGGCAGCGGACTGGTCCCCGCCCTCCGCGGCGTGAGCCTCACGATCGAGCACGGCCAGACCGTCGCGATCGTGGGGGAGTCGGGCTCCGGCAAGTCGACGACCGCCGCCGCGATCATCGGCCTGCTCCCCGGCACCGGCCAGGTCACCGCCGGCTCCGTGCTGTTCGACGGCAAGGACCTCGCGAAGGCGACGAGGACCGAGCTCGAGGACATCCGCGGCCGCCGGATCGGCTACGTCCCGCAGGACCCGATGTCGAACCTGAACCCCGTGTGGTCGGTCGGCTTCCAGGTCGAGGAGACCATCAAGGCCAACGGCCTCGCGACCGGTCGCAAGGAGGTGCGCGCCAAGGCGATCGAGGTCCTGCAGAACGCGGGCCTCGCCGACGCGGAGAAGCGCCTCAAGCAGTTCCCGCACCAGTTCTCGGGCGGCATGCGCCAGCGCGTGCTGATCGGCATCGGCCTGGCCGCGGCCCCCCAGCTGCTGATCGCCGACGAGCCCACCTCGGCGCTCGACGTCACGGTCCAGCGCCGGATCCTCGACCACCTCGAGACGCTGACGAAGACCGACGGCACCGCGCTGCTCTTCATCACGCACGACCTGGGCCTCGCCGCCGAGCGCGCCGAGAAGCTCATCGTCATGTACAAGGGCCGCATCGTCGAGTCCGGCGCCTCGGTGGAGGTGCTGCAGAACCCGCAGCACCCCTACACGCAGCGCCTGATCGCGGCGGCGCCCAGCCTCGCGTCGCGCCGCATCCAGTCGACGGCCGGCCGGGCCGTGGAGTCGGTCCCCGGCGAGTCGGAGGCCGTCCGCGAGGTCGACCTGGTCGGCGCGGGTGCCGCGCACCACGCCGGCGCGGTCGCCTCGGGCGCCCCGATGATCGAGGTCGACGGCCTCACCAAGGTCTTCAAGATCCGCCGCGGCGGCCTGAAGGCCGAGGACTTCACGGCCGTCGACAACGTGTCGTTCTCGATCCCGAAGGGCACCACCACGGCGCTCGTGGGCGAGTCCGGATCGGGCAAGTCGACCATCGCCCGCCTCGTGCTGGGCCTCGAGACGGCGACGTCCGGAGCGATCTCGATCGCCGGCCGACGGACCGAGAAGCTCAAGGGCCGCGACATGCTGGCGCTCCGGCGCTCCATGCAGCCGGTGTTCCAGGACCCGTACGGCTCGCTCGACCCGCTGCACAACATCGGCAACACCATCTCGGAGCCGCTGCGGGTGCACAAGGTCGGCGACCGGACGTCGCAGCGCGAGCGCGTCCTCGAGCTGCTCGACCAGGTGTCCCTCCCGCGCGTGATCGCGAGCCGCTACCCGAACGAGCTCTCCGGCGGCCAGCGCCAGCGCGTGGCGATCGCCCGCGCGCTCGCGCTGAAGCCGGAGATCGTGGTGCTCGACGAGGCCGTGTCGGCTCTGGACGTCCTCGTCCAGGCGCAGATCCTCCGCCTCCTCGCCGACCTGCAGGCCGAGCTCGGGCTGACCTACCTGTTCATCACGCACGACCTGGCGGTGGTCCGCGTGATCGCCGACGACGTCTGCGTGATGCAGAAGGGCAGGATCGTCGAGCACGCCCCGACGGACACCGTGTTCGACTCGCCGCAGCAGGAGTACACCCGCGAGCTGCTCGACGCCATCCCCGGCGCCGGCATCGAGTTCGCGGTCTGA
- a CDS encoding thioredoxin domain-containing protein, which yields MSGNSAGSGLTKRERQELARAQARERREAERRRRRRNRLLGQGGAVVGLLAVVALVCWNVWSQQEVASAGPANMLSDGIVLAGDGSAVTATTSAAIAPGASPVPTDESATRAGGVVAVDLYVDYLCPYCGQFEKANAEQLQSWLTKGAITLEIHPVAILDSSSAGSEYSSRAANAAACVADEDPDRFLAVNAALFAQQPAEGTTGLDDDALRTLVTGAGVTDDDVLACMTGGEFRPWVKAATERATSLPLANSSLPKLESTPTVLVNGEQYTGKPDDAAAFVAFVTSTLEAESSTPSPSPSPAG from the coding sequence ATGTCCGGGAACAGCGCAGGAAGCGGCCTGACCAAGCGCGAGCGCCAGGAGCTCGCCCGAGCGCAGGCGCGGGAGCGCCGCGAAGCCGAGAGGCGCCGGCGGCGCCGAAACCGGCTGCTCGGGCAGGGCGGAGCGGTCGTCGGACTCCTCGCGGTCGTGGCCCTGGTCTGCTGGAACGTCTGGTCGCAGCAGGAGGTCGCGAGCGCCGGCCCGGCGAACATGCTCAGCGACGGCATCGTCCTCGCGGGCGACGGCTCGGCCGTGACGGCGACGACGAGCGCGGCGATCGCTCCGGGAGCATCCCCCGTCCCGACCGATGAGAGCGCCACGCGTGCGGGCGGAGTCGTCGCCGTCGACCTCTACGTCGACTACCTCTGCCCGTACTGCGGGCAGTTCGAGAAGGCGAACGCCGAGCAGCTGCAGTCGTGGCTGACGAAGGGGGCGATCACGCTCGAGATCCACCCGGTGGCGATCCTCGACTCCTCCTCGGCCGGCTCCGAGTACTCCAGCCGGGCCGCGAACGCCGCCGCGTGCGTCGCCGACGAGGATCCGGACCGCTTCCTCGCCGTGAACGCGGCGCTCTTCGCGCAGCAGCCGGCGGAGGGGACGACGGGCCTCGACGACGACGCTCTGCGGACGCTGGTGACCGGAGCGGGCGTCACCGACGACGACGTCCTCGCCTGCATGACCGGGGGCGAGTTCCGGCCCTGGGTGAAGGCCGCGACCGAGCGGGCCACCTCGCTCCCCCTCGCTAACTCCTCGCTGCCGAAGCTCGAGTCGACGCCCACCGTGCTGGTGAACGGCGAGCAGTACACGGGGAAGCCGGACGACGCGGCGGCGTTCGTCGCCTTCGTCACCTCGACGCTCGAGGCGGAGTCCTCGACCCCCTCTCCCTCTCCGAGTCCGGCGGGCTGA
- the typA gene encoding translational GTPase TypA yields MASATRSDLRNVAIVAHVDHGKTTLVDAMLKQTNSFDAHAHVDERAMDSNELEREKGITILAKNTAVSYSGKHASDGPITINVIDTPGHADFGGEVERGLSMVDGVCLLVDASEGPLPQTRFVLRKALEAKLPVILLVNKTDRPDARIDEVVAESQDLLLGLASDMADDVPDLDLDAILDVPVVYASGKAGRASANKPEDGTLPDAEDLEPLFEAILKHIPAPTYDDDAPLQAHVTNLDASPFLGRLALLRVFNGTIKKGQTVAWVHHDGTHTNARITELLITKALDRYPAESAGPGDIVAIAGFPEITIGETIADPEDIRPLPAITVDDPAISMTIGTNTSPLVGKVKGHKLTARMVKDRLDRELIGNVSLKIVDIGRPDSWEVQGRGELALAILVEQMRREGYELTVGKPQVVTRQVDGKTHEPFEHLTIDAPEEYLGAITQLLAARKGRMDGMSNHGTGWVRMEFIVPSRGLIGFRTEFLTTTRGTGIANAILHGYEPWAGAIVTRNNGSIVADRNGVVTPFAIIALQERMTFFVNPTEEVYEGMVIGENSRNDDMDVNITKEKKLTNMRQSTSDTFESMTPSRQLTLEECLEFAREDECVEVTPEVVRIRKVELDANARARMTSRLKKQG; encoded by the coding sequence ATGGCAAGTGCCACCCGCTCCGACCTGCGCAACGTCGCGATCGTCGCCCACGTCGACCATGGCAAGACCACGCTGGTCGACGCCATGCTCAAGCAGACGAACTCCTTCGACGCGCACGCCCACGTGGACGAGCGCGCGATGGACTCCAACGAGCTCGAGCGCGAGAAGGGCATCACGATCCTCGCGAAGAACACCGCTGTCTCGTACAGCGGCAAGCACGCGAGCGACGGTCCCATCACCATCAACGTCATCGACACCCCGGGCCACGCCGACTTCGGCGGCGAGGTCGAGCGCGGCCTGTCGATGGTCGACGGCGTCTGCCTCCTCGTCGACGCGTCCGAGGGCCCGCTGCCCCAGACCCGCTTCGTGCTGCGCAAGGCGCTCGAGGCGAAGCTCCCCGTCATCCTCCTGGTCAACAAGACCGACCGCCCCGACGCGCGCATCGACGAGGTCGTCGCCGAGAGCCAGGACCTGCTCCTCGGCCTCGCCTCGGACATGGCCGACGACGTGCCGGACCTCGACCTCGACGCGATCCTCGACGTCCCCGTGGTCTACGCCTCCGGCAAGGCCGGCCGCGCCTCGGCGAACAAGCCCGAGGACGGCACGCTGCCGGACGCCGAGGACCTGGAGCCGCTGTTCGAGGCGATCCTCAAGCACATCCCCGCGCCGACCTACGACGACGACGCGCCTCTCCAGGCCCACGTCACCAACCTCGACGCGTCGCCGTTCCTCGGCCGCCTCGCCCTCCTCCGCGTCTTCAACGGCACGATCAAGAAGGGGCAGACGGTCGCCTGGGTCCACCACGACGGCACCCACACCAACGCGCGCATCACCGAGCTGCTGATCACCAAGGCGCTCGACCGCTACCCGGCCGAGTCCGCGGGCCCCGGCGACATCGTCGCGATCGCGGGCTTCCCCGAGATCACCATCGGCGAGACCATCGCCGACCCCGAGGACATCCGCCCGCTGCCGGCCATCACGGTCGACGACCCGGCGATCTCGATGACGATCGGCACCAACACCTCGCCGCTCGTCGGCAAGGTGAAGGGCCACAAGCTCACGGCGCGGATGGTCAAGGACCGCCTCGACCGCGAGCTCATCGGAAACGTGTCGCTCAAGATCGTCGACATCGGACGCCCCGACTCCTGGGAGGTCCAGGGCCGCGGCGAGCTCGCGCTGGCCATCCTCGTCGAGCAGATGCGCCGCGAGGGCTACGAGCTGACCGTCGGCAAGCCCCAGGTGGTCACCCGCCAGGTCGACGGCAAGACGCACGAGCCCTTCGAGCACCTGACGATCGACGCTCCGGAGGAGTACCTCGGCGCGATCACGCAGCTCCTCGCCGCCCGCAAGGGCCGCATGGACGGCATGTCGAACCACGGCACCGGCTGGGTCCGCATGGAGTTCATCGTCCCGTCGCGCGGCCTGATCGGCTTCCGCACCGAGTTCCTCACCACCACCCGCGGCACCGGCATCGCGAACGCGATCCTGCACGGCTACGAGCCGTGGGCCGGCGCGATCGTCACCCGCAACAACGGGTCGATCGTCGCGGACCGCAACGGCGTCGTGACCCCGTTCGCCATCATCGCGCTCCAGGAGCGGATGACCTTCTTCGTGAACCCCACCGAGGAGGTCTACGAGGGCATGGTGATCGGCGAGAACTCGCGCAACGACGACATGGACGTCAACATCACCAAGGAGAAGAAGCTGACCAACATGCGTCAGTCCACCTCCGACACCTTCGAGTCGATGACGCCGTCGCGTCAGCTGACGCTCGAGGAGTGCCTCGAGTTCGCCCGCGAGGACGAGTGCGTCGAGGTCACCCCCGAGGTCGTCCGCATCCGCAAGGTGGAGCTCGATGCGAACGCCCGCGCGCGCATGACGAGCCGCCTCAAGAAGCAGGGCTGA
- a CDS encoding ABC transporter permease, producing MPNESTGGAQKARRIDHFVAPLEETPIASVDAVSLDEKPSNLWTDAWRDLRKRPMFWISGVLILVIIAVALFPGLFTSVDPRQCALSFSNQGPGDGSLLGYTKQGCDVFSRIIHGTSTSLTVGLIVIVITTVSGVIGGALAGFFGGWVDTVIMRLGDIFFSIPYILAAVVIMSVFSAYRNVFVIALAIGAFAWPTTARVLRSEVLRVKQADFVGAATATGLSRMAILFRHVLPNSIAPVIVVTTISLGAAITAEATLSFLGVGLPGSVMSWGNDISQAQRDLRTNPQTLIYPSIALTVTVLSFILLGESLRDALDPKARALR from the coding sequence ATGCCAAATGAGTCCACCGGCGGCGCGCAGAAGGCCCGCCGCATCGACCACTTCGTGGCCCCGCTCGAGGAGACGCCGATCGCGTCGGTCGACGCCGTCAGCCTCGACGAGAAGCCCAGCAACCTCTGGACCGACGCGTGGCGCGACCTGCGCAAGCGGCCCATGTTCTGGATCTCGGGCGTCCTGATCCTCGTCATCATCGCCGTCGCGCTGTTCCCGGGCCTGTTCACCTCGGTGGACCCCCGCCAGTGCGCGCTCTCGTTCAGCAACCAGGGCCCCGGCGACGGCAGCCTGCTCGGCTACACCAAGCAGGGCTGCGACGTCTTCTCGCGGATCATCCACGGCACGTCCACGTCGCTGACCGTCGGCCTCATCGTGATCGTGATCACGACGGTCTCCGGCGTCATCGGCGGCGCGCTGGCAGGCTTCTTCGGCGGCTGGGTCGACACCGTGATCATGCGCCTCGGCGACATCTTCTTCTCGATCCCCTACATCCTCGCCGCAGTCGTCATCATGTCCGTCTTCTCGGCCTACCGGAACGTGTTCGTCATCGCCCTGGCGATCGGCGCGTTCGCCTGGCCGACGACGGCGCGCGTCCTGCGCTCCGAGGTCCTCCGCGTGAAGCAGGCCGACTTCGTCGGCGCCGCCACCGCGACCGGCCTCTCGCGCATGGCGATCCTGTTCCGGCACGTGCTGCCGAACTCGATCGCCCCCGTCATCGTCGTCACGACGATCTCGCTCGGCGCGGCCATCACCGCGGAGGCGACGCTGTCGTTCCTCGGCGTCGGCCTGCCCGGCTCGGTCATGTCGTGGGGCAACGACATCAGCCAGGCCCAGCGCGATCTGCGCACCAACCCGCAGACGCTGATCTACCCGTCGATCGCCCTGACGGTCACGGTGCTGAGCTTCATCCTCCTCGGCGAGTCGCTCCGCGACGCGCTCGACCCGAAGGCGAGGGCCCTCCGATGA
- the efeO gene encoding iron uptake system protein EfeO codes for MSSRARPTLPRVTLGLAGAGALALILTGCVPNTPASSSSAALDVAIRDDACEVSTATAEAGAVTFSLTNGGSDVNEFEILAEDKLRIVGEKENVTPGQSVSYVAQLEPGTYYTACKFQQVGAPVGLSEFTVTGEATAQSADEKAATEAAVTNYVAYVKSQVGELLPAVAEFAQAYEAGDDEKARGLFASTRVFYERIEPTAEAFGDLDPRIDYREVDAVAEGLDWTGFHRIEKDLWAPAEGALNSDGTSALLDWAPSTPEQRAQFGQGLVDDVQSLADLVNAPGFTVSVGDISNGAIGLLDEVAAGKITGEEDWWSSTDLTDFAANVQGAEVAFGNVEPIATASGDEGADLTGRITQRFSELDALLAQYGSIDSGFAAYSTLTAEQKKELSDAVNALSEPLSQLTHTVLGVEEPAA; via the coding sequence ATGTCCTCGCGCGCTCGTCCCACCCTCCCCCGCGTCACCCTCGGCCTCGCCGGCGCCGGCGCCCTGGCGCTGATCCTCACGGGCTGCGTGCCGAACACCCCCGCGTCCTCCTCCTCCGCCGCGCTCGACGTCGCGATCAGGGACGACGCCTGCGAGGTGTCGACGGCGACCGCCGAGGCGGGAGCGGTGACGTTCTCACTGACCAACGGCGGCTCGGACGTCAACGAGTTCGAGATCCTGGCCGAGGACAAGCTGCGGATCGTGGGCGAGAAGGAGAACGTGACCCCGGGCCAGAGCGTCTCCTACGTCGCTCAGCTCGAGCCGGGCACCTACTACACCGCCTGCAAGTTCCAGCAGGTCGGCGCCCCGGTCGGGCTGAGCGAGTTCACCGTGACCGGTGAGGCCACCGCGCAGTCGGCGGACGAGAAGGCGGCGACGGAGGCGGCGGTCACCAACTACGTGGCGTACGTGAAGTCGCAGGTGGGCGAGCTGCTTCCCGCGGTGGCCGAGTTCGCCCAGGCCTACGAGGCCGGCGACGACGAGAAGGCGCGCGGCCTCTTCGCGTCGACCCGCGTCTTCTACGAGCGGATCGAGCCGACCGCGGAGGCGTTCGGCGACCTCGACCCGCGCATCGACTACCGCGAGGTCGACGCCGTCGCCGAGGGCCTGGACTGGACCGGCTTCCACCGCATCGAGAAGGACCTGTGGGCCCCCGCGGAGGGTGCGCTCAACTCCGACGGCACGAGCGCGCTCCTCGACTGGGCGCCCTCCACCCCCGAGCAGCGCGCCCAGTTCGGCCAGGGCCTCGTCGACGACGTGCAGAGCCTGGCCGACCTCGTGAACGCGCCCGGCTTCACCGTGTCGGTGGGCGACATCTCGAACGGCGCCATCGGCCTGCTCGACGAGGTCGCGGCCGGCAAGATCACGGGCGAGGAGGACTGGTGGTCGAGCACCGACCTCACCGACTTCGCCGCGAACGTCCAGGGCGCGGAGGTGGCGTTCGGCAACGTCGAGCCGATCGCGACCGCCAGCGGCGACGAGGGCGCCGACCTCACCGGACGGATCACGCAGCGGTTCTCCGAGCTCGACGCTCTGCTCGCGCAGTACGGCTCGATCGACTCCGGCTTCGCCGCGTACTCCACTCTCACCGCGGAGCAGAAGAAGGAACTCTCGGACGCGGTCAACGCTCTCTCCGAGCCGCTCTCGCAGCTGACCCACACGGTGCTGGGCGTCGAGGAGCCGGCCGCGTAG
- a CDS encoding ABC transporter substrate-binding protein yields the protein MNIRRYGFGALALVAASTLVLAGCSSSNDSGGGASGGDAAAIISTNGSEPQNPLIPTNTNEVGGGKILDEIFAGLVYYDAKGAPENDVAESIESDDAQNYTIKIKSGLTFTNGDPVTSSSFIDAWNYGAKLSNNQLSASFFSNFEGFSDTEDSELTGLKAVDDTTFTVALKSPQSDFPISLGYSAYYPLPAAAFDDMAAFGENPIGNGPYKLDGDDAWQHDVQIELVKNDEYTGPREAQNGGLKIVFYATQDASYADLLGGNVDVIDQIPDSAFGTFESDLGDRAVNQPSAVFQSFTIPGRLPHFDGEEGQLRRQAISMSFDRKEITDVIFEGTRTPASDFTSPVIDGYSDALSGADVLEYNPDEAKALWAQADAISPWDGTFKIAYNADGGHQGWVDAVTNSIKNTLGIDAEGDAYPTFAEARTKIVDRSIETAFRTGWQADYPSLYNFLGPLYVTGASSNDGDYSNPEFDSLLQQGLSDADADAANKTFQQAQEILLKDLPSLPLWYANVTGGYGEGVSNVEFGWNSVPLYYEITKN from the coding sequence GTGAACATCAGACGTTACGGATTCGGGGCTCTGGCGCTCGTCGCCGCGAGCACGCTGGTCCTGGCCGGCTGCAGCAGCTCGAACGACTCGGGCGGAGGTGCATCGGGAGGCGACGCCGCCGCGATCATCTCCACCAACGGCTCCGAGCCGCAGAACCCGCTGATCCCGACGAACACCAACGAGGTGGGCGGCGGCAAGATCCTCGACGAGATCTTCGCGGGCCTGGTCTACTACGACGCCAAGGGCGCCCCCGAGAACGACGTCGCCGAGTCCATCGAGTCGGACGACGCGCAGAACTACACGATCAAGATCAAGTCGGGCCTGACCTTCACGAACGGCGACCCGGTCACCTCCAGCTCGTTCATCGACGCCTGGAACTACGGCGCCAAGCTGTCGAACAACCAGCTCAGCGCGTCGTTCTTCTCGAACTTCGAGGGCTTCAGCGACACCGAGGACAGCGAGCTCACCGGTCTCAAGGCCGTGGACGACACCACCTTCACCGTCGCGCTCAAGTCCCCCCAGTCGGACTTCCCGATCAGCCTCGGCTACTCGGCGTACTACCCGCTGCCCGCCGCCGCGTTCGACGACATGGCCGCCTTCGGTGAGAACCCGATCGGCAACGGCCCGTACAAGCTCGACGGCGACGACGCGTGGCAGCACGACGTCCAGATCGAGCTCGTCAAGAACGACGAGTACACCGGCCCCCGCGAGGCCCAGAACGGCGGCCTGAAGATCGTCTTCTACGCCACCCAGGACGCCTCCTACGCCGACCTCCTCGGCGGCAACGTCGACGTGATCGACCAGATCCCGGACTCCGCCTTCGGCACCTTCGAGAGCGACCTCGGCGACCGTGCCGTGAACCAGCCCTCGGCCGTGTTCCAGTCCTTCACCATCCCGGGCCGTCTCCCGCACTTCGACGGCGAGGAGGGCCAGCTCCGCCGCCAGGCGATCTCGATGTCCTTCGACCGCAAGGAGATCACCGACGTGATCTTCGAGGGCACCCGCACCCCGGCCTCCGACTTCACCTCCCCGGTGATCGACGGCTACAGCGACGCCCTCTCCGGCGCCGACGTGCTCGAGTACAACCCCGACGAGGCCAAGGCGCTGTGGGCTCAGGCCGACGCGATCAGCCCCTGGGACGGCACCTTCAAGATCGCCTACAACGCCGACGGCGGCCACCAGGGCTGGGTCGACGCGGTGACCAACTCGATCAAGAACACGCTGGGCATCGACGCCGAGGGCGACGCGTACCCGACCTTCGCCGAGGCGCGCACCAAGATCGTCGACCGCTCGATCGAGACCGCGTTCCGCACCGGATGGCAGGCCGACTACCCGAGCCTCTACAACTTCCTCGGACCGCTCTACGTGACCGGCGCCTCGTCCAACGACGGCGACTACTCGAACCCCGAGTTCGACTCCCTGCTCCAGCAGGGCCTGTCGGACGCCGACGCCGACGCTGCGAACAAGACGTTCCAGCAGGCCCAGGAGATCCTCCTGAAGGACCTCCCGTCGCTGCCCCTGTGGTACGCGAACGTGACCGGCGGCTACGGCGAGGGCGTGTCGAACGTCGAGTTCGGCTGGAACTCGGTGCCGCTCTACTACGAGATCACCAAGAACTAA
- the efeB gene encoding iron uptake transporter deferrochelatase/peroxidase subunit, with the protein MDAEQHEGARPTESEQPADEPRRLSRRGLLGLVSAGTAGLAAGVGGTVAVTSSASATASSAPRTVPFFGANQAGITTAAQDRLHFAAFDLAAGTTREDLVELLKDWTLAASRMTQGFEVGENGAVDGPDTAPPEDTGEALGLDAASLTVTVGFGPTLFTDESGADRFGLADRRPPQLQALPRFRGDALVPSAGGGDLCIQACADDPQVAVHAIRNLSRIAFGRASLRWSQLGFGRTSSTSTAQATPRNLFGFKDGTANVKSEEADAVQEHVWVPSSDGPAWMVGGSYLVARKIRMIIETWDRSQLGEQERVIGRSKGSGAPLSGGTESTEPDFAAAGATGAPLIDQESHVRLAHPSVNNGVRLLRRGYNFVDGNDELGRLNAGLFFLSFQRSPEQFVTVQRNLATDALNEYVKHVGSAVFAVPPGARDETDFLGSGLFA; encoded by the coding sequence GTGGACGCCGAGCAGCACGAGGGAGCCCGGCCGACGGAGTCCGAGCAGCCCGCCGACGAACCCCGCCGCCTCTCGCGGCGCGGGCTGCTCGGCCTCGTCTCGGCGGGGACGGCCGGGCTGGCCGCCGGAGTGGGCGGCACAGTGGCCGTCACATCGTCCGCGAGCGCGACGGCCTCCTCCGCCCCGCGCACCGTGCCGTTCTTCGGCGCGAACCAGGCGGGCATCACCACCGCCGCGCAGGACCGGCTGCACTTCGCCGCGTTCGACCTCGCCGCGGGCACCACGCGCGAGGACCTCGTCGAGCTCCTGAAGGACTGGACGCTCGCCGCCTCCCGGATGACCCAGGGCTTCGAGGTCGGCGAGAACGGCGCGGTGGACGGGCCGGACACGGCTCCCCCGGAGGACACCGGAGAGGCGCTCGGGCTCGACGCCGCGTCCCTCACCGTCACGGTCGGCTTCGGACCCACCCTCTTCACGGACGAGTCCGGCGCCGACCGCTTCGGCCTCGCCGACCGCCGGCCTCCGCAGCTGCAGGCCCTGCCCCGCTTCCGCGGCGACGCGCTCGTCCCCTCGGCCGGCGGCGGCGACCTGTGCATCCAGGCCTGCGCCGACGATCCGCAGGTCGCCGTGCACGCCATCCGCAACCTGAGCCGGATCGCGTTCGGCCGGGCCTCGCTCCGCTGGTCGCAGCTCGGCTTCGGCCGCACCTCCTCGACGTCCACCGCCCAGGCGACTCCGCGCAACCTCTTCGGCTTCAAGGACGGCACGGCGAACGTGAAGTCCGAGGAGGCCGACGCCGTCCAGGAGCACGTCTGGGTCCCCTCCTCCGACGGCCCCGCGTGGATGGTCGGCGGCAGCTACCTGGTCGCGCGGAAGATCCGGATGATCATCGAGACGTGGGACCGCAGCCAGCTGGGCGAGCAGGAGCGGGTCATCGGCCGCAGCAAGGGGTCCGGAGCCCCGCTCTCGGGCGGCACGGAGTCCACCGAGCCCGACTTCGCAGCGGCCGGCGCCACCGGTGCCCCGCTGATCGATCAGGAGTCGCACGTGCGCCTCGCGCACCCGAGCGTGAACAACGGAGTGCGGCTCCTGCGGCGCGGCTACAACTTCGTCGACGGCAACGACGAGCTCGGACGCCTGAACGCGGGGCTGTTCTTCCTCTCGTTCCAGCGCTCCCCGGAGCAGTTCGTCACCGTGCAGCGGAACCTCGCGACGGACGCGCTGAACGAGTACGTGAAGCACGTCGGCTCGGCCGTGTTCGCGGTGCCGCCCGGTGCTCGCGACGAGACCGACTTCCTCGGCTCCGGCCTCTTCGCCTGA
- a CDS encoding ABC transporter permease, translating into MLAYIVRRILQAVPVLIGTTFLIYFMVFSMPGNPLLSLFGDKTPSPALLARLEEQYHLNEPFFVQYLYYLGGVVRGDFGISFSGQSVNEILARTFPVTLTLAMMAIVIEIVVALTIGLISGLRKGSFFDASALVVSLLLVSVPIFVLCFIAQSFFAIQLGWFPPTVGADASFQRLLLPAIVLALFVVASAIRLTRGSVIETAGSDFVRTAYSKGLSRRRVIPVHVLRNSLIPVTTQFGADFGLLIVGATVTEGIFNVPGVGNTLYQAIIRGERPTVVSFVTVMVLFYLVVNILVDLLYAVLDPRIRYAK; encoded by the coding sequence ATGCTCGCCTACATCGTCCGACGCATCCTGCAAGCCGTCCCCGTGCTCATCGGCACCACGTTCCTCATCTACTTCATGGTCTTCTCCATGCCGGGGAACCCGCTCCTGTCGCTCTTCGGCGACAAGACGCCGAGCCCCGCACTCCTCGCCCGCCTCGAGGAGCAGTACCACCTGAACGAGCCCTTCTTCGTCCAGTACCTGTACTACCTGGGAGGCGTCGTCCGCGGCGACTTCGGCATCTCGTTCTCCGGCCAGTCCGTCAACGAGATCCTCGCCCGCACCTTCCCGGTCACCCTGACGCTGGCCATGATGGCGATCGTCATCGAGATCGTCGTCGCGCTGACCATCGGCCTCATCAGCGGTCTGCGCAAGGGCAGCTTCTTCGACGCGAGCGCGCTGGTCGTCAGCCTCCTGCTCGTGTCGGTGCCGATCTTCGTGCTCTGCTTCATCGCGCAGTCCTTCTTCGCGATCCAGCTGGGATGGTTCCCTCCGACCGTCGGAGCCGACGCGTCGTTCCAGAGGCTGCTGCTGCCCGCGATCGTGCTCGCCCTGTTCGTGGTCGCCTCGGCCATCCGCCTCACGCGCGGCTCGGTCATCGAGACGGCCGGCTCGGACTTCGTCCGCACCGCGTACAGCAAGGGGCTCTCGCGACGCCGCGTCATCCCCGTGCACGTCCTGCGCAACTCGCTCATCCCGGTCACGACGCAGTTCGGAGCCGACTTCGGCCTCCTGATCGTCGGCGCGACCGTGACCGAGGGCATCTTCAACGTTCCCGGAGTCGGGAACACGCTCTATCAGGCGATCATCCGAGGTGAGCGGCCGACCGTCGTCTCCTTCGTCACGGTCATGGTGCTGTTCTACCTCGTGGTGAACATCCTCGTCGACCTGCTCTACGCCGTACTCGACCCGAGGATCCGCTATGCCAAATGA